In Fusarium verticillioides 7600 chromosome 4, whole genome shotgun sequence, the following proteins share a genomic window:
- a CDS encoding hypothetical protein (At least one base has a quality score < 10), whose translation MKHLFILLSALWSTQAAAQRYTYTTRTMTECFSATQTSFGQAEPTQGADKYWTVEMPECQDCLCTDCAYTNTYTTTLDVFSPSGIAKFPYQVKEVYRGMSAMPADATPTAIPYGFTSGVETCNSCGNEPVTATMIYPRGGSPYQESVPTATLAAHTAFERPSTLRTQVADTEATDSPSNEDDIRPLENTVLEHKAIQYSGQGPDMADFLKFSLASKSGPVARDAESKTPGKPSGNINSYAKMRFDAAEAAPSKDVDGAAASKHPSAGAAIAVLVPIALLL comes from the coding sequence ATGAAGCATCTTTTTATTCTCCTCAGTGCGTTGTGGTCTACACAGGCCGCTGCACAGAGATACACTTACACAACGCGCACCATGACAGAATGCTTCAGTGCAACTCAAACCAGCTTCGGCCAGGCTGAGCCAACCCAAGGCGCTGACAAGTACTGGACTGTTGAGATGCCTGAATGTCAGGACTGTCTCTGCACAGATTGTGCCTACACAAATACATACACCACAACACTGGATGTATTTTCACCATCaggcatcgccaagttcCCTTATCAAGTCAAGGAGGTCTACAGGGGCATGTCGGCTATGCCGGCTGATGCCACACCAACTGCTATTCCTTATGGCTTCACCTCTGGCGTCGAGACCTGCAACAGCTGCGGTAACGAGCCAGTTACTGCAACCATGATATATCCTCGTGGTGGCTCTCCATATCAAGAGAGTGTACCCACAGCAACACTAGCTGCCCACACTGCCTTCGAGCGTCCTTCAACATTACGAACTCAAGTGGCTGATACAGAAGCCACTGATTCTCCTTCAAATGAGGACGATATCAGACCTCTTGAAAACACCGTCCTTGAGCACAAGGCCATTCAATACAGTGGCCAGGGACCGGACATGGCCGACTTTCTCAAGTTCAGTCTTGCAAGCAAATCTGGCCCTGTTGCCAGAGACGCCGAGTCAAAGACACCTGGAAAACCATCCGGTAATATCAACAGCTACGCCAAGATGCGGTTTGAcgcagctgaagcagctcCATCGAAAGACGTTGATGGTGCAGCAGCTAGCAAACATCCATCAGCTGGCGCTGCTATAGCTGTACTTGTGCCTATAGCACTGCTGTTATAG
- a CDS encoding oxidoreductase — protein MEPLNVLMIGTGEYTTGFVGGGASGSDKKVGVVGLSLFDLRRREKVNKLGMVGVNGKKFPAIREHLNKNIQQVYNNLDTSFDSFPENDKVDPDAYKTAIDALKPGDAITIFTPDPTHFPIAKYAIERGIHVMITKPAVKVLEEHQELVDLAQKKGVYVYVEHHKRYDPAYADARAKAQKLGDFNYFYSYMSQPKSQLETFKAWAGKESDISYYLNSHHIDICDSMVQERGYVPVSVNASSSKGVAVDLGCDPITEDTISLLVTWNKNGEPSKRAVGVYTASWTAPQKAGVHSNQYFHYLAANGEIRIDQAKRGYDVADDSIGQLMWYNPFYMKYAPDEDGNFAGQTGYGYISIEKFVDGCRAVNSGKLKPEDLDAKPLPTLKNTIATTAILEAGRRSIDENREVKIVVENGKWRLE, from the exons ATGGAGCCTCTCAATGTTCTCATG ATTGGTACTGGAGAGTACACCACCGGTTTCGTCGGTGGCGGTGCCTCTGGCTCAGACAAGAAggttggcgttgttggtCTCAGTCTCTTTGATCTGCGCCGTCGTGAAAAGGTCAACAAGCTGGGAATGGTTGGTGTCAATGGCAAGAAGTTCCCTGCCATTC GCGaacatctcaacaagaacatccaACAAGTCTAcaacaacctcgacaccTCGTTCGACTCATTCCCAGAAAACGACAAGGTCGACCCCGACGCCTACAAGACCGCCATTGACGCTCTCAAGCCTGGTGATGCCATCACAATCTTCACCCCCGACCCTACCCATTTCCCCATCGCAAAGTACGCCATTGAGCGCGGCATCCATGTCATGATCACCAAGCCCGCtgtcaaggtcctcgaggaGCACCAGGAGCTGGTTGATCTCGCTCAGAAGAAGGGTGTCTACGTTTACGTTGAGCACCACAAGCGTTACGACCCTGCCTACGCTGATGCTCGCGCAAAGGCTCAGAAGCTTGGCGACTTCAACTACTTCTACAGTTATATGTCTCAGCCCAAATCACAGCTCGAGACTTTCAAGGCCTGGGCTGGAAAGGAGTCTGATATCTCCTACTACCTCAACAGTCACCACATCGATATCTGCGACTCAATGGTTCAGGAGCGCGGATATGTGCCTGTGAGCGTCAacgcctcttcttccaagggGGTTGCTGTTGATCTGGGCTGCGACCCTATCACCGAGGATACCATCTCGCTTCTCGTCACCTGGAACAAGAACGGCGAGCCCAGCAAGCGAGCCGTTGGTGTCTACACAGCCTCGTGGACCGCTCCTCAAAAGGCTGGTGTCCACTCGAACCAATACTTCCACTACCTCGCTGCCAACGGTGAGATCCGCATCGACCAGGCCAAGCGTGGCTACGACGTTGCAGATGACTCTATCGGTCAATTGATGTGGTACAACCCATTCTACATGAAGTATGCtcctgatgaggatggcaacTTCGCTGGCCAGACTGGTTATGGTTACATCTCCATTGAGAAGTTTGTCGATGGTTGCAGAGCTGTCAACTCTGGaaagctcaagcctgaggaCCTTGACGCCAAGCCTCTCCCTACTCTCAAGAACACTATCGCCACAACGGCTatccttgaggctggccgAAGAAGTATCGATGAGAACCGAGAGGTCAAGATTGTTGTCGAGAACGGCAAGTGGAGGCTGGAGTAA
- a CDS encoding initiator tRNA phosphoribosyl transferase has product MPEPRFSDLILPQNEQLSMSQLMASFKRTTLTIHNRLTSIQTDAGFVDAVSQAYSPRPLVANERCGSWYIPPERKGASAYFKSTDGHERAWKFSTRRLNLHLVELIENNDGIIVVDSTRRGKRMPDALSSTIPIWCTVLNLTLLPSNPSSANLYLPAHLPATTHSQICALIPEFVASFKALNLNLPTCLTKPLRPFWVTPDSSLPSVQDTSSIFDDFRPVICCTASRRVIGSEMDEGGYIQGAADDTEMWAHDLTAPLFWENIDELLKTPEAELPDLISRLVSDHASSKKDEGTQIELTPQLSVCPLPLHANPSECRIAVTQDTTAKDNWIKSKTYMEAGLGKNKQASRSLRTSLPEICDFAAKYLASATEPDQQRIVVACESGRDLSVGVALAISCYLFDDDGKIRKSTEDISFTKTFIKSRLGVVMTAYPGANPSRATLQSVNSFLMDWRK; this is encoded by the exons ATGCCCGAACCCCGCTTCTCCGATCTGATCCTCCCTCAAAATGAACAACTCTCCATGTCCCAACTCATGGCGTCTTTCAAACGCACCACACTTACAATCCACAACCGTCTGACTAGCATCCAAACCGACGCTGGCTTTGTGGATGCGGTGTCTCAAGCATATAGCCCCCGACCCCTTGTGGCTAATGAACGTTGTGGAAGTTGGTATATTCCGCCTGAGCGTAAAGGTGCAAGTGCGTATTTTAAGAGTACAGATGGCCATGAGAGGGCGTGGAAGTTTAGCACCAGGCGGTTGAACTTGCATTTGGTTGAGCTTATTGAGAATAACGATGG TATCATAGTCGTCGACTCTACTCGCCGTGGAAAGA GGATGCCTGATGCCCTGTCATCGACAATTCCTATCTGGTGCACagtcctcaacctcactctTCTCCCCTCAAACCCATCCTCAGCAAATCTCTATCTGCCAGCTCATCTCCCCGCAACAACACACTCCCAAATATGTGCACTCATCCCTGAATTCGTTGCTTCCTTCAAGGcactcaatctcaatcttcCAACATGTCTGACAAAACCACTCCGCCCATTCTGGGTAACCCCAGACTCATCTCTTCCCTCTGTCCAAGACACATCTTCCATATTTGATGACTTCCGCCCTGTCATCTGCTGCACGGCTAGTCGCCGAGTTATAGGCAGCGAGATGGATGAGGGAGGATACATACAAGGTGCGGCTGATGATACTGAGATGTGGGCGCATGATCTTACCGCGCCTTTGTTTTGGGAGAAtattgatgagcttctcaagacgCCAGAGGCTGAACTGCCAGATCTGATCTCCAGACTAGTCAGCGACCATGCTTCTAGCAAGAAGGACGAAGGAACACAGATAGAGCTGACACCCCAGCTTTCAGTTTGTCCTTTACCACTTCACGCCAATCCCTCAGAATGTCGAATTGCAGTAACTCAAGACACCACAGCAAAGGATAACTGGATAAAGTCCAAGACTTACATGGAAGCCGGCCTTGGCAAGAACAAGCAGGCTAGTCGCAGCCTTCGCACTTCTCTACCTGAAATATGCGACTTTGCTGCTAAATATCTTGCCTCGGCCACAGAGCCTGATCAGCAACGAATTGTGGTCGCATGCGAATCAGGGCGAGATCTATCAGTGGGCGTGGCCCTCGCGATATCATGCTACCTatttgacgatgacggtaAGATCAGAAAATCAACAGAAGACATATCATTTACAAAGACTTTCATAAAGTCGAGATTGGGTGTCGTCATGACAGCTTATCCAGGTGCCAACCCCAGCCGGGCCACTCTACAGAGTGTCAATAGCTTTTTAATGGACTGGCGAAAATGA
- a CDS encoding initiator tRNA phosphoribosyl transferase, with translation MVVDSTRRGKRMPDALSSTIPIWCTVLNLTLLPSNPSSANLYLPAHLPATTHSQICALIPEFVASFKALNLNLPTCLTKPLRPFWVTPDSSLPSVQDTSSIFDDFRPVICCTASRRVIGSEMDEGGYIQGAADDTEMWAHDLTAPLFWENIDELLKTPEAELPDLISRLVSDHASSKKDEGTQIELTPQLSVCPLPLHANPSECRIAVTQDTTAKDNWIKSKTYMEAGLGKNKQASRSLRTSLPEICDFAAKYLASATEPDQQRIVVACESGRDLSVGVALAISCYLFDDDGKIRKSTEDISFTKTFIKSRLGVVMTAYPGANPSRATLQSVNSFLMDWRK, from the exons ATGG TCGTCGACTCTACTCGCCGTGGAAAGA GGATGCCTGATGCCCTGTCATCGACAATTCCTATCTGGTGCACagtcctcaacctcactctTCTCCCCTCAAACCCATCCTCAGCAAATCTCTATCTGCCAGCTCATCTCCCCGCAACAACACACTCCCAAATATGTGCACTCATCCCTGAATTCGTTGCTTCCTTCAAGGcactcaatctcaatcttcCAACATGTCTGACAAAACCACTCCGCCCATTCTGGGTAACCCCAGACTCATCTCTTCCCTCTGTCCAAGACACATCTTCCATATTTGATGACTTCCGCCCTGTCATCTGCTGCACGGCTAGTCGCCGAGTTATAGGCAGCGAGATGGATGAGGGAGGATACATACAAGGTGCGGCTGATGATACTGAGATGTGGGCGCATGATCTTACCGCGCCTTTGTTTTGGGAGAAtattgatgagcttctcaagacgCCAGAGGCTGAACTGCCAGATCTGATCTCCAGACTAGTCAGCGACCATGCTTCTAGCAAGAAGGACGAAGGAACACAGATAGAGCTGACACCCCAGCTTTCAGTTTGTCCTTTACCACTTCACGCCAATCCCTCAGAATGTCGAATTGCAGTAACTCAAGACACCACAGCAAAGGATAACTGGATAAAGTCCAAGACTTACATGGAAGCCGGCCTTGGCAAGAACAAGCAGGCTAGTCGCAGCCTTCGCACTTCTCTACCTGAAATATGCGACTTTGCTGCTAAATATCTTGCCTCGGCCACAGAGCCTGATCAGCAACGAATTGTGGTCGCATGCGAATCAGGGCGAGATCTATCAGTGGGCGTGGCCCTCGCGATATCATGCTACCTatttgacgatgacggtaAGATCAGAAAATCAACAGAAGACATATCATTTACAAAGACTTTCATAAAGTCGAGATTGGGTGTCGTCATGACAGCTTATCCAGGTGCCAACCCCAGCCGGGCCACTCTACAGAGTGTCAATAGCTTTTTAATGGACTGGCGAAAATGA
- a CDS encoding phosphoglycolate phosphatase, producing MPEITTLLFDCDNTLVLSEELAFEACAGLINEICEARQVEMRFTGETLIKEFVGQNFRGMLTTLQKNYNIEISPEDMETYVRKEEDAVIAKLKESLRPCVGVDEQLEKLAASGKYTMSVVSSSALRRVRASIEKVGQDKYFQGDVVFSAATSLEKPTSKPDPAIYLHALEKLGKKAEEAVAIEDSKSGTLSGTRAGIKVIGYVGPYAEDKQPEMEKTLRDAGAVVIMRDWSEFPAALQKIEAGEV from the exons ATGCCCGAG ATCACCACCCTTCTGTTCGACTGCGACAACACCCTCGTCCTCTCTGAGGAGCTTGCCTTCGAGGCTTGCGCTGGCCTCATTAACGAGATCTGCGAGGCTCGTCAAGTCGAGATGCGCTTCACTGGCGAGACCCTCATCAAGGAGTTCGTCGGTCAGAACTTCCGCGGCATGCTCACCACCCTCCAGAAGAACTACAACATCGAGATCTCACCTGAGGACATGGAGACCTATGTTCGAAAGGAGGAGGACGCCGTcattgccaagctcaaggaatCTCTCCGACcttgtgttggtgttgatgagcagctcgagaagcttgccgCTTCTGGCAAGTACACCATGTCCGTAGTTTCTTCCTCTGCCCTGCGCCGTGTCCGTGCCTCCATTGAGAAGGTCGGTCAGGACAAGTACTTCCAGGGCGATGTTGTCTTCTCTGCCGCTACAAGTCTCGAGAAGCCCACCAGCAAGCCTGATCCCGCTATCTATCTCCACGCCCTAGAGAAACTTggcaagaaggccgaggaggcCGTCGCTATTGAGGACAGCAAGAGCGGCACCCTTAGCGGCACTCGTGCCGGTATCAAGGTCATTGGTTATGTTGGTCCTTATGCTGAGGATAAGCAGCCCGAGATGGAGAAAACCTTGAGAgatgctggtgctgttgtcATCATGCGAGACTGGTCCGAGTTCCCTGCTGCTCTGCagaagattgaggctggtgaggtCTAA
- a CDS encoding DnaJ like subfamily B member 4 (At least one base has a quality score < 10) has product MVKETKLYDTLNVKPEATQDEIKKGYKKAALKWHPDKNKDSPDAAEKFKECSQAYEILSDPEKRKIYDQYGLEFLLRGGTAQPEGGAGGNPFAAGGMPGGFEGFNFQGGMPGGGGTRTFHFNTGSGAGGFGFSNPEDIFAEFMRNGSAGGMHGGDDDDIAGMFGGFGGAGPRSRSSRTRSGFEPRPREATPEVTTVERPLPLTLEELFNGVTKKMKIKRKTYDETGKRVQTDQILEVPIKPGLKKGSKIKFNGVGDQVEGGRQDLHFIVEEKEHPLYKREDNDLVHVVTLDLKEALTGWRRTVTTIDGRQLNLEKGGPTQPNSEERYPGLGMPISKKPGQRGDFVIKYKINFPASLTADQKQKLREIL; this is encoded by the exons ATGGTCAAGGAGACAAAGCTCTACGACACCCTCAACGTCAAGCCTGAGGCAACTCaggacgagatcaagaagggaTACAA GAAAGCAGCCTTGAAATGGCACccagacaagaacaaggataGCCCCGATGCGGCTGAAAAGTTTAAAGAATGCTCACAAGCATACGAAATTCTTTCCGATCCCGAGAAACGAAAGATATATGATCAGTACGGCCTCGAATTCCTACTCCGCGGCGGTACCGCACAGCCCGAAGGTGGTGCCGGTGGAAATCCCTTCGCCGCTGGAGGCATGCCTGGCGGTTTCGAAggcttcaacttccaaggTGGTATGCCCGGTGGAGGCGGCACCCGAACCTTCCACTTCAATACCGGCAGCGGTGCTGGCGGTTTTGGCTTCAGCAACCCCGAAGATATCTTTGCCGAGTTCATGCGTAACGGATCTGCTGGCGGTATGCACGgtggcgacgacgacgacatcgCTGGCATGTTTGGCGGATTTGGCGGTGCTGGTCCTCGAAGCCGCAGTTCACGCACGCGATCAGGCTTCGAGCCTCGACCTAGAGAAGCAACTCCTGAAGTTACCACAGTTGAGCGACCCCTACCCCTGACGCTTGAAGAGCTCTTCAACGGtgtgaccaagaagatgaagattAAGCGCAAGACTTACGATGAGACCGGAAAGAGAGTCCAGACCGACCAGATCCTTGAAGTCCCTATCAAACCAGGTCTGAAGAAGGGTTCCAAGATCAAGTTCAATGGAGTCGGCGATCAGGTAGAGGGAGgccgccaagatcttcacTTTATTGTCGAAGAG AAGGAACATCCTCTCTACAAGCGCGAGGATAACGATCTTGTCCATGTGGTAACCCTTGATCTCAAGGAGGCCTTGACCGGCTGGCGAAGGACAGTGACAACGATCGACGGCCGgcagctcaacctcgagaaggGAGGCCCTACTCAGCCCAACAGCGAGGAACGGTATCCTGGCCTGGGTATGCCCATCTCTAAAAAGCCTGGCCAGCGAGGCGACTTCGTCATCAAGTACAAGATCAACTTCCCAGCAAGTTTGACGGCCGatcagaagcagaagctcagGGAGATTCTGTAA
- a CDS encoding ubiquitin-conjugating enzyme E2 R translates to MAQKRLMQELQPLQKEKWVNIETDDSNLLIWKIGLWVVNPDSVWHGAYLRAEMKFPNDYPYQPPSFKFLTKNICHPNVYTDGNLCISILHKPGEDEQSGELASERWNVLHGVESVLRSVLLLLDDPEINSPANVDASVLYRDNKTEYNKRAKDIVDKSQKDIPSGSRMPTPSELAPAPQKPIDDDADFWNMTDEEEDFGGSDSDEDMEDFDDDDEDDDDVRDQK, encoded by the exons atggcgcAAAAGAGACTCATGCAGGAGCTGCAACCCCTTCAGAAGGAGAAATGGGTCAACATCGAG ACCGACGACTCAAACCTTCTGATCTGGAAGATCGGTCTCTGGGTCGTTAACCCCGATAGCGTCTGGCACGGAGCCTACCTCAGGGCCGAGATGAAGTTTCCAAACGATTATCCTTACCAACCACCCAGTTTCAAAttcctcaccaagaacatctgTCACCCCAACGTCTACACCGACGGTAATCTCTGCATTTCCATCCTCCACAAGCCGGGCGAAGACGAGCAGTCAGGCGAGCTGGCCAGCGAGCGTTGGAATGTCCTTCACGGTGTCGAATCGGTCCTGCGATCCGTTCTACTCCTCCTTGACGATCCCGAAATCAACTCACCCGCAAACGTCGATGCTAGCGTCCTCTATCGCGACAACAAGACCGAGTACAACAAGCGAGCAAAGGACATCGTTGATAAGTCTCAGAAGGATATCCCGTCAGGGTCGAGGATGCCCACTCCCTCCGAGCTCGCACCTGCGCCACAAAAGcccattgatgatgatgccgactTCTGGAATATGacagacgaggaggaagacttTGGCGGCAGTGATAGCGACGAGGACAtggaagactttgatgatgacgacgaggatgacgatgatgtcaGAGACCAGAAGTAG